The segment GATAGAGTAGTCTCACATCTAGGACACCAATGTAGGACTTGTACATCTCTTTCCAATAGTCCTCTTTCATACGCTTTCTTTATAACAGCCCAAGAATTACTAATAAAAATTGGATCCAAGGTTAGATATGGATTATCCCAATCCATGAAAATTCCTACGTTTTTGAAATTATCTGACATGGAGTTTAAATTGGTTAATGCAAAATCCTTACACATTTCTACAAATTTTTGTACACCTATTTTATCTAATATATCCCTTTTTTGAGAAACGTTAAGTTTCTTCTCAACTGCAACCTCTATTGGCAAACCATGCGTATCATAACCTGGCTGATCATGTACCTTAAATCCTTGAATTCTCTTATACCTTAATATGGCGTCTTTAATTAACTTATTCCAAATGGTGCCTAAATGAGGAACGGGTGCTGAAGGATAAGGCGGGCCGTCTATAAATAAAAATTTTTTAGGAAATGTGGAATTATATTCTTTCAGTTTTTTATATACGTTATTGACTTTCCAGAACTCTGATATCTCCTCCTCTATTTTCAGAGGTTCGAACTTTGACTGTAGTGACTTGATAGGAGATGAGTATGACACGGAAAACGTATACAAAACTAGAATTTAAAAACGCTACGTTATCCTTCTATAAATCTCTTCAATCATATCGCTCAACTTTGAAGATCCTCCTACGTCAGGTGTAAGTTTTTTGCTCTCGCTATACACGTAATAAATTGAGTTCGTTAAAGACCTGGCAGCCTCAAGATACCTTTGGTTCTTACTTAACTCATACATCCTCTCTAACATCATGCTTACCGATAAAAGGAACGCTGTCGGGTTTACGATCCCTTTTCCTGCTATATCAAACGCTGCACCGTGAACTGGTTCGAATAAGGACTTCTTCTCGCCAATGTTAGATGAGGGAGCCAGACCTAGGCTCCCCGCTATTTGAGAAGCTTCATCGCTTAAAATGTCCCCATATACGTTAGTGGTTACTATGACATCGAACATTCCAGGGTCCTTTACTAGATTGGCCGCCGCCGCATCCACATACATTTCATTATACTCAACGTTTCCCTTTAACACGTCTCTACACGATCTAGCAAATAGTCCATCCGTTACTCTCATTACGTTGGCCTTGTGTACGCATGTAACTTTTCCTCTCCTTTTCCTAGCGTACTCTAAAGCCACCTTAGCTATCCTAACTGACGCTGTGGTTGAAATTATTTTAAGGCCTACGGCAACCCCTTCACTTATCTCGTGTTCAATCCCTTTATAAAGATCTTCTGTATTTTCTCTCACTATCAACACGTCTACATTACCGTACTTGTTAGGAACGCCGGGAATTGACTTAGCTGGACGTATGTTAGCGTACATATCATACATCTGTCTAAGTTTAACTACGACGTCCATAGCGGATTCTCCAACTGGTCCCTTTAGTATCATGTCAGAAGATTCAATTACCTTCAGAGTTTGTTTAGGTAAAGCCTCTCCATACTTAGATAAGGCTGCGTCTCCGGCTTCTACCTCTATAAAGTCTATCTTAAGGCCGTAGATTTCAATTAGTTTAGAGAGTATCTTTTTTGAAGAAAAATATATCTCAGGACCTACTCCATCTCCTGGAATTACCGAAACTCTGAAACTCATGTAATGCGTTAATTAATCTAGCTTATAACCTTTGGACTTCAGAGACTCTGAGATCTCATTTACATATTCGCTTAAATGAGGGCTAGTTCTATTGATTACGCCTATTTCATATTTAATTATATCCAGTAATTTTTTTGCTTCTATCTCTGGTAATAAATCTATTCTTGTTATATGTACTAATAGATCAATGAATAGCCCATCTCCTCTAGATAACGCCCTTTCCGTACAACTTCCTAATTCTTCAATGAAAATAAGGGAGAACTCGCTTGGAACACCTAATGAAATTTGACTGCATTTAGCAATCAAAATACAGTTTATAGCATCGACGATTGGCAATCCATAAGAAACGGAACTACCCTTCAGCTTTCCTGATAAACCTAAATAAAATAGTGTTGGATCTTGAGAAATATGGATTGAACAATAAGGATACAAAGTTATGTTCCTTAGCGTCATAGAGCCAGGATAGAGTCTAACCCTAATGTCGTCGAAGAATCTCAGACCTATTGGGGATACATTATCTGAGATACCTGAAGTTCCGAGCAACACCTCATAAATACCTTTATGAGGAAATACGTTTAAGTTACTGGTTATCAAGGCAGATTCTAGTTAGGGGGTTCAAGTTAATGAAAATTGACTATTTACTTTCTGGAGATCCTAGAGAGAGAAGAAAAATTGAT is part of the Metallosphaera cuprina Ar-4 genome and harbors:
- a CDS encoding DUF447 domain-containing protein; the encoded protein is MLLGTSGISDNVSPIGLRFFDDIRVRLYPGSMTLRNITLYPYCSIHISQDPTLFYLGLSGKLKGSSVSYGLPIVDAINCILIAKCSQISLGVPSEFSLIFIEELGSCTERALSRGDGLFIDLLVHITRIDLLPEIEAKKLLDIIKYEIGVINRTSPHLSEYVNEISESLKSKGYKLD
- a CDS encoding isocitrate/isopropylmalate family dehydrogenase — its product is MSFRVSVIPGDGVGPEIYFSSKKILSKLIEIYGLKIDFIEVEAGDAALSKYGEALPKQTLKVIESSDMILKGPVGESAMDVVVKLRQMYDMYANIRPAKSIPGVPNKYGNVDVLIVRENTEDLYKGIEHEISEGVAVGLKIISTTASVRIAKVALEYARKRRGKVTCVHKANVMRVTDGLFARSCRDVLKGNVEYNEMYVDAAAANLVKDPGMFDVIVTTNVYGDILSDEASQIAGSLGLAPSSNIGEKKSLFEPVHGAAFDIAGKGIVNPTAFLLSVSMMLERMYELSKNQRYLEAARSLTNSIYYVYSESKKLTPDVGGSSKLSDMIEEIYRRIT